One window from the genome of Acidimicrobiia bacterium encodes:
- a CDS encoding ABC transporter permease: protein MLHFVGRRLLLALPVLLGILIATFLLARMIPGDPCRSALGERATQEACDRFERNKGLDKPIPVQLGIYVVDVAQGDFGDSIRFSRPVSQILIERLPMTIELSTAALLIALGVGIPLGIVSAMKHNTAVDVGTMMFANIGVSMPVFWLGLLLAYFFALVLGDTPLALPPSGRLSAGLISEPFYEVWGLGVNDGNFFHTVLEFISNHYIFNALITADWELFFDAIQHLILPAVALSTIPMAIIARMTRSSLLDVLGRDYVRTARAKGAPERRVVVRHAFRNAMLPVVTIIGLQLGALLSGAVLTETVFGLAGAGTMLFEAITARDFPIIQGFTVVIATGYVVLNLIVDVSYAYFDPRVRLE from the coding sequence ATGCTCCACTTCGTCGGGCGGAGGCTGTTGCTCGCGCTTCCGGTGCTGCTTGGCATCCTCATCGCCACTTTTCTGCTTGCCCGAATGATTCCCGGCGATCCGTGCCGGTCCGCCCTGGGCGAGCGCGCCACCCAGGAAGCCTGCGATCGATTCGAGCGCAACAAGGGCCTCGACAAGCCGATCCCCGTGCAGTTGGGGATCTATGTCGTCGACGTCGCCCAGGGCGACTTCGGCGACTCCATCCGCTTCTCGCGCCCGGTTTCCCAGATCCTCATCGAACGCCTTCCGATGACGATCGAGCTGTCCACTGCGGCCTTGCTCATCGCCCTCGGCGTCGGGATCCCGTTGGGCATCGTGTCTGCCATGAAGCACAACACCGCGGTCGACGTCGGCACGATGATGTTTGCCAACATCGGGGTGTCGATGCCGGTCTTCTGGCTCGGCCTTCTCCTGGCGTACTTCTTCGCGCTGGTCCTGGGTGACACGCCGCTGGCGTTACCACCGTCCGGTCGTTTGAGCGCGGGGTTGATCTCTGAGCCGTTCTACGAGGTATGGGGCCTCGGTGTGAATGACGGGAACTTCTTCCACACGGTCCTCGAGTTCATCTCGAACCACTACATCTTCAATGCGCTGATCACCGCCGATTGGGAGCTGTTTTTCGATGCCATCCAGCATCTGATCCTGCCGGCGGTGGCGTTGAGCACGATCCCGATGGCGATCATCGCCCGGATGACCCGGTCGAGCCTGCTCGATGTGCTCGGACGCGACTACGTTCGCACGGCCCGGGCCAAGGGTGCCCCTGAACGGCGGGTGGTGGTGAGGCACGCTTTCCGCAACGCCATGCTTCCCGTGGTGACGATCATCGGACTCCAGCTCGGAGCGCTGCTCTCAGGAGCGGTGCTCACCGAGACGGTGTTTGGGCTTGCGGGCGCGGGAACGATGCTGTTCGAGGCCATCACCGCCCGCGACTTTCCGATCATCCAAGGGTTTACCGTCGTCATCGCTACGGGCTACGTGGTCCTCAATCTCATCGTCGACGTGTCCTACGCGTACTTCGATCCTCGAGTGAGGCTGGAGTGA
- a CDS encoding ABC transporter permease has product MQKPRGLWSGVLKRLLRRKTGVIGMSIIGMMVLVALAAPLLAPYDPTKVLIGHEENIKRRDPPCVHLLGCDEAKPQHILGLDGNARDEFSRIIYGSRVSLSVGFSTVLVAFTVGASLGAIAGFWGGWIDNLIMRVMDVVLGFPALLLAIAIVAALGPGLRNTLLAIAIVSIPAYARVMRASVLSIKELDFVAASRALGASGGRILWTRVIPNALTPLVVIATLGIATAILDAAAFGFLGLGAQEPTAEWGSMLARERNQVFSAPHLVFFPGLAIMITVLGFNLLGDGLRDALDPSLAE; this is encoded by the coding sequence GTGCAGAAACCTCGCGGTCTGTGGAGCGGGGTGCTGAAGCGGCTACTGCGTCGCAAGACCGGGGTGATCGGCATGTCGATCATCGGGATGATGGTGCTGGTCGCGTTGGCCGCCCCGCTCCTCGCCCCCTACGACCCCACCAAGGTGCTGATCGGCCACGAGGAGAACATCAAACGCCGCGACCCACCGTGCGTCCATCTGTTGGGATGTGACGAGGCGAAGCCGCAGCACATTCTCGGCCTCGACGGCAATGCCCGCGACGAGTTCAGCCGAATCATCTACGGCAGCCGGGTGAGCCTCTCGGTGGGCTTCAGCACGGTTTTGGTGGCTTTCACCGTCGGGGCCAGTCTCGGGGCGATAGCCGGGTTCTGGGGAGGTTGGATCGACAACCTGATCATGCGGGTCATGGACGTCGTGCTCGGTTTCCCCGCGTTGCTCCTCGCCATTGCGATCGTCGCCGCACTCGGTCCGGGTTTGAGGAACACGCTTCTGGCCATCGCGATCGTGTCGATTCCGGCGTACGCCAGAGTGATGCGCGCATCGGTGCTTTCGATCAAAGAGCTTGACTTCGTGGCGGCGTCCCGGGCGCTGGGAGCGTCCGGCGGCCGGATTCTGTGGACCCGTGTCATCCCCAACGCACTGACGCCCCTCGTTGTGATCGCCACCCTGGGTATCGCGACGGCGATCCTCGACGCCGCCGCCTTCGGCTTCCTGGGCCTGGGGGCGCAGGAGCCGACCGCCGAGTGGGGCAGCATGCTCGCCCGGGAACGGAATCAGGTATTCAGCGCCCCCCACCTCGTGTTCTTTCCCGGCCTGGCGATCATGATCACCGTCTTGGGGTTCAACCTGCTCGGTGACGGCCTGCGCGACGCCCTCGACCCCTCACTCGCCGAATGA
- a CDS encoding ABC transporter ATP-binding protein, which translates to MTTEQRPILEVRNLRTYFHTRDGVVKAVDGVSFEVRRGEILGIVGESGCGKSVTSLSLMRLVPKPGRIEEGSSVTFDGRDILKMSSKELEGLRGEHVSMIFQQPTSALNPVTRIGVQISEVFEIHRDLSREEGLERAKEMLVTVGIPDVDRRVDSYPHEFSGGMAQRVMIAMALACEPDLLIADEPTTALDVTIQAQILDLMRNLQRNLNTATILITHDLGIVAEMADRIAVMYAGQIVEEADAVTLFEEPKHPYTQGLIGSVPVLGTVKETLDTIPGMVPDLIDLPVGCRFADRCKARIEHQLTICTEIEPELFQVGEGHRARCWLYSEDRR; encoded by the coding sequence ATGACAACCGAGCAGCGCCCGATTCTCGAGGTCCGCAACCTCCGGACCTACTTCCACACGCGCGACGGGGTCGTCAAGGCCGTCGACGGGGTGAGTTTCGAGGTACGGCGCGGCGAAATCCTCGGCATCGTCGGCGAGTCCGGATGCGGCAAGAGCGTCACCTCGCTGTCGCTGATGCGGCTGGTGCCCAAGCCCGGTCGCATCGAAGAGGGATCGAGCGTCACCTTCGACGGCAGGGACATCTTGAAGATGTCGTCGAAGGAACTGGAGGGCCTGCGGGGAGAGCACGTTTCGATGATCTTCCAGCAGCCGACTTCGGCCTTGAACCCGGTGACCCGGATCGGAGTGCAGATCTCCGAGGTCTTCGAGATCCACCGTGACCTGAGTCGCGAGGAGGGACTCGAGCGGGCCAAGGAGATGCTCGTAACCGTCGGCATCCCCGACGTCGACCGGCGGGTCGACTCATATCCGCACGAGTTCTCCGGGGGGATGGCGCAGCGGGTGATGATCGCCATGGCCCTGGCGTGCGAGCCGGACCTCTTGATCGCCGACGAGCCGACCACCGCCCTCGACGTGACGATCCAGGCGCAGATCCTCGACCTGATGCGCAACCTCCAGCGGAACCTCAACACCGCGACGATCCTCATCACCCACGACCTGGGCATCGTCGCCGAGATGGCCGACCGGATCGCGGTCATGTATGCCGGGCAAATCGTCGAGGAGGCGGACGCCGTCACCCTGTTCGAGGAGCCGAAACACCCTTACACCCAGGGGCTGATCGGCTCGGTGCCGGTGCTGGGGACCGTAAAGGAAACTCTCGACACGATCCCCGGGATGGTTCCCGACCTGATCGACCTTCCGGTCGGCTGCCGCTTCGCAGACCGCTGCAAGGCCCGCATCGAGCATCAATTGACGATCTGCACCGAGATCGAGCCGGAGCTGTTCCAGGTGGGGGAAGGTCACCGGGCTCGGTGCTGGCTCTACTCGGAGGACCGCCGATGA
- a CDS encoding oligopeptide/dipeptide ABC transporter ATP-binding protein, with protein MSDVLVRVKDLVKDFPVKGGILRRTVANVRAVDGVDLEIHRGESVGLVGESGCGKTTLGRMLVRLLDPTSGTIEFDGVDIASLEGDELKKMRQRIQIIFQDPYSSLDPRAPVGASIAEGLKIHGVTDPDERHQRVIGMMRLVGLEPYHAQRFPHEFSGGQRQRIGIARALILRPDFVIADEPVSALDVSVQAQVLNLLTELQGELELTLLFIAHNLAVVEHISDRVAVMYLGDIVEITDRETLYRAPAHPYTEALLSAIPVPDPTLRRKRILLEGDVPSPLNPPAGCRFHPRCPIAVDGVCDVEVPRLLPVPGTAEHMASCHLRTGAYRHLDKAAT; from the coding sequence ATGAGCGACGTGCTTGTCAGGGTCAAGGACCTGGTGAAGGACTTCCCGGTGAAGGGCGGCATCCTGCGGCGGACGGTGGCCAACGTGCGCGCCGTGGACGGCGTCGACCTCGAAATCCACCGGGGCGAGTCGGTCGGGTTGGTGGGTGAATCGGGATGCGGCAAGACGACCCTGGGACGGATGCTGGTACGACTGCTCGATCCGACCTCGGGGACGATCGAGTTCGACGGGGTCGACATCGCCAGCCTGGAGGGCGATGAACTGAAGAAGATGCGCCAACGCATCCAGATCATCTTCCAGGACCCCTACTCCTCGCTCGATCCGCGGGCCCCGGTGGGGGCGAGCATCGCCGAAGGGTTGAAGATCCATGGCGTCACCGACCCCGATGAGCGCCATCAGCGGGTGATCGGCATGATGCGGCTCGTCGGCCTCGAGCCATATCACGCCCAGCGCTTTCCTCACGAGTTCTCGGGGGGCCAACGGCAGCGGATCGGGATCGCCCGGGCGCTCATCCTGCGGCCCGACTTCGTCATCGCCGACGAGCCCGTCTCGGCACTCGATGTCTCGGTGCAGGCCCAGGTGCTGAACCTGCTCACCGAACTGCAGGGGGAGTTGGAGCTGACCCTGCTGTTCATTGCCCACAACCTGGCCGTGGTCGAGCACATCAGCGATCGGGTGGCCGTGATGTATCTGGGCGACATCGTCGAGATCACCGATCGGGAGACGCTCTATCGGGCTCCGGCCCACCCTTACACCGAGGCGCTGCTGTCGGCGATCCCGGTGCCCGATCCGACCCTCCGCCGCAAGCGCATCCTGCTCGAGGGGGACGTCCCCAGCCCTTTGAATCCGCCTGCCGGCTGCCGTTTCCACCCCCGCTGCCCGATTGCGGTCGACGGTGTCTGCGACGTCGAGGTACCCAGGCTGCTGCCCGTACCCGGCACGGCAGAACACATGGCCTCATGCCACCTCCGCACCGGCGCCTACCGACACCTGGACAAGGCCGCGACGTAG
- a CDS encoding FAD-dependent oxidoreductase: MRDTADVVIIGAGIIGLSIAHQISRRDPRKIVILEKAANVAEGSTGASSAILRQRYTHIEAITIARDGLRAHRSWGAYTGLEEPRARFHHSGVLWMLAEAREVAERDRDRMISLGIDAEVLDAEAVRSRFPALSTCNAPFDLSGETEHVCVDHDAFLYEGDSGFFDPVSAAQDLLEVVRQAGVEVRFQTAVTGIRTAGARIEGVDLADGSSIDAPVVVNAAGPWAARIAAMAGLEWKWTIRPIRAQVIYREWPRDLVPGPIPVLGDSSAGIYLRPEASGQQILVGSILHEDEQEVVEDPDHFNNNVDASFRDTKIHALHHRIPALPYRGQISGLAGMYTMNVEDVHPIVGPTAIEGFIVANGFSGHGFKESPSVGSMIARFLTGAPADEWDTEAPMEFLSIDRDPIALADTTVLA; encoded by the coding sequence ATGCGTGACACTGCCGACGTGGTGATAATCGGTGCCGGGATCATCGGCCTGTCGATCGCCCATCAGATCAGTCGCCGCGATCCGCGCAAGATCGTGATTCTCGAGAAGGCGGCGAACGTGGCCGAGGGTTCGACAGGGGCGTCGTCCGCCATCCTCCGCCAGCGGTACACCCACATCGAGGCCATCACCATCGCCCGTGACGGTCTGCGAGCTCATCGCAGCTGGGGGGCGTATACCGGGCTGGAGGAACCCCGGGCCCGCTTCCATCACTCCGGGGTGCTGTGGATGCTGGCCGAGGCCCGCGAGGTGGCGGAGCGCGATCGGGATCGAATGATCTCGCTCGGCATCGACGCCGAGGTGCTCGATGCCGAAGCCGTTCGCTCCCGGTTCCCCGCACTTTCGACCTGCAACGCCCCCTTCGATCTCAGCGGCGAAACCGAACACGTCTGTGTCGACCACGACGCCTTTCTATACGAGGGCGATAGCGGGTTCTTCGACCCGGTGAGCGCCGCCCAGGATCTCCTCGAGGTCGTGCGCCAGGCCGGGGTCGAGGTGCGGTTCCAGACCGCGGTCACTGGTATCCGCACCGCGGGAGCCCGCATCGAAGGCGTCGACTTGGCCGATGGCTCCTCGATCGATGCCCCGGTGGTGGTGAACGCGGCCGGTCCCTGGGCCGCCCGTATCGCCGCGATGGCCGGCCTCGAGTGGAAGTGGACGATCCGCCCCATCCGTGCCCAGGTGATCTACCGGGAATGGCCGCGCGATCTCGTCCCCGGCCCGATTCCAGTGCTGGGCGACTCGTCGGCGGGGATCTACCTGCGACCCGAGGCCAGCGGACAGCAGATCCTTGTCGGCTCGATTCTCCACGAGGACGAGCAGGAGGTGGTCGAGGATCCGGACCACTTCAACAACAACGTCGATGCTTCCTTCCGCGACACCAAGATCCATGCACTTCATCATCGGATTCCGGCTCTGCCGTATCGGGGCCAGATTTCCGGATTGGCGGGGATGTACACCATGAATGTCGAGGATGTCCATCCCATCGTCGGTCCCACCGCCATCGAGGGGTTCATCGTGGCGAACGGCTTCTCGGGCCACGGGTTCAAGGAGTCTCCGTCAGTGGGATCGATGATCGCTCGCTTCCTCACCGGTGCCCCCGCCGACGAATGGGACACCGAGGCGCCGATGGAGTTCCTCTCGATCGACCGCGATCCGATCGCGCTGGCAGATACGACGGTGTTGGCGTAG
- a CDS encoding VOC family protein, translating into MPEIYPFLAVRDVSAAVEFYVRAFGAVEEGERLVAPDGRQVAVLRVAGQHLGVATEAPDLGTPSPESLGATTVRISLEVNDPDEVQERAVSAGASEMFAMADQPYGMRQGRLIDPFGHHWLIGKRL; encoded by the coding sequence GTGCCCGAGATTTACCCCTTCCTGGCAGTACGGGATGTGTCTGCAGCTGTCGAGTTCTACGTTCGCGCGTTCGGTGCCGTGGAGGAGGGCGAGCGCCTCGTAGCGCCCGACGGACGGCAGGTTGCAGTGCTGCGAGTCGCTGGCCAGCATCTCGGAGTTGCGACTGAAGCTCCAGACCTCGGCACCCCGAGTCCAGAGTCCCTCGGCGCAACGACGGTCCGCATCTCACTCGAGGTGAACGATCCGGATGAGGTCCAGGAACGCGCCGTGTCTGCGGGTGCCAGCGAGATGTTCGCAATGGCCGATCAGCCCTACGGGATGCGACAGGGCCGGCTCATCGATCCCTTCGGTCATCACTGGTTAATCGGCAAACGCCTCTAG
- a CDS encoding HEAT repeat domain-containing protein — MGWTPRIGTQALASRLGGERALRVLAELLRSRVAGPALVHHPWRRVLLDIGDGHADRLLHDPTGDRLTYWPRAWAARSMAYLADPRARQVLLEAMADEHWRVRMNATMSLGRLGVGDVTPQLKRALQDAHPRVRQAAVIALGRVGDDSAVGVLAAVLRTSGEPAARRVERAIGDIERRT; from the coding sequence ATGGGGTGGACTCCGAGGATCGGGACGCAGGCTCTCGCAAGTCGCTTGGGCGGCGAGCGGGCGCTACGGGTGCTGGCCGAGCTGCTTCGTTCACGGGTGGCCGGTCCCGCTCTTGTTCATCATCCATGGCGCCGCGTTCTGCTCGACATCGGTGATGGACATGCAGACAGGCTGCTCCATGATCCGACCGGAGATCGCCTGACGTACTGGCCGCGGGCATGGGCGGCGCGTTCCATGGCCTACCTCGCTGATCCGAGAGCGAGGCAGGTGCTGCTCGAGGCGATGGCAGACGAGCACTGGCGGGTGCGGATGAACGCGACCATGTCCCTGGGTCGACTTGGTGTGGGCGATGTCACACCCCAGCTGAAGCGGGCGCTGCAGGACGCGCATCCGCGGGTGCGACAGGCGGCCGTGATCGCCCTAGGCCGGGTCGGAGATGACTCCGCTGTCGGAGTTCTCGCCGCCGTGCTGCGAACGAGCGGTGAACCGGCGGCCAGACGCGTCGAGCGCGCCATTGGCGACATCGAACGACGGACGTAG
- a CDS encoding recombinase family protein: MPQAAAIYARISSDPDGTHLGVDRQIDDCEGLAASLGWPVGDVFVDNDVSAYSGRRRPEYERLCDDIKAGTVDALVVWHPDRLHRSPRELEDFIDLCENAGLSDIRTVRAGDVDLATPQGRMVARLGSVIARSESDKAADRLRRKHLELATKGKVSGGGARPYGYTKDRLHVVPEEAPIIKEAVKRTLAGESARSICSDLNGRGVKTSKGGEWTPNTLNRMLRSARISGRREHRGEITAKAEWPGIITPAQSDRLRVRLSRAAGSGPTGRSPRRYLLTGLLRCGLCGTVMYSRPRSGGQRRYVCASGPGFGGCGRMAAVSEPVESLVAQAVLYRLDTPELAAALAAVSRASTQQADLVDQVAADEAMLDRLATDYADKAISHREWLAARQPIQSRIDAARRRLSRISPTHDIAQYAGRSSLLQEAWADLPLTRQHAIVRTVLDHLVVKPARQGRNTFDPDRFTPVWRL; this comes from the coding sequence ATGCCTCAGGCTGCTGCGATCTACGCCCGTATCTCTTCTGACCCTGATGGGACTCATCTGGGTGTGGACCGTCAGATCGACGACTGCGAGGGCCTCGCCGCTTCGCTGGGGTGGCCGGTGGGCGATGTCTTTGTGGACAACGATGTGTCGGCTTACTCGGGGAGGCGTCGCCCCGAATACGAACGGCTGTGTGACGACATCAAGGCAGGGACGGTCGACGCCCTGGTGGTGTGGCATCCCGACCGGTTGCATCGCAGTCCGAGGGAGTTGGAGGACTTCATCGACCTGTGCGAGAACGCCGGGCTGTCGGATATTCGGACGGTGCGGGCGGGTGATGTTGATTTGGCGACGCCGCAGGGTCGGATGGTTGCCAGACTGGGCAGCGTGATCGCCCGTTCCGAATCAGATAAGGCTGCCGACCGGCTGCGCCGCAAGCATCTCGAGCTGGCTACGAAAGGGAAGGTGTCGGGTGGCGGTGCCCGCCCCTACGGGTACACCAAGGACCGGCTCCATGTCGTCCCCGAAGAAGCCCCCATCATCAAAGAGGCAGTGAAACGGACGCTGGCTGGGGAGTCGGCCCGGTCAATCTGCTCGGACCTCAACGGGCGAGGGGTGAAGACGAGCAAGGGTGGGGAGTGGACTCCGAACACCTTGAATCGGATGCTGCGCTCGGCCCGCATCTCGGGACGCAGGGAGCATCGGGGTGAGATCACCGCCAAAGCCGAATGGCCCGGGATCATCACCCCGGCCCAGTCGGACCGTCTGCGGGTCCGGTTGAGCCGGGCGGCGGGGTCCGGCCCTACGGGCCGGTCCCCCCGCCGTTACCTGCTCACCGGCCTCCTCAGATGCGGCCTTTGTGGGACGGTGATGTATTCCCGGCCCCGTTCGGGTGGCCAGCGCCGCTATGTCTGTGCTTCGGGTCCTGGCTTTGGTGGCTGCGGCCGGATGGCAGCCGTGTCAGAACCCGTCGAGAGTTTGGTTGCCCAAGCCGTCCTCTACCGTCTCGACACTCCAGAGTTGGCCGCTGCTTTGGCCGCCGTCAGTCGAGCGAGCACCCAACAGGCTGACCTGGTGGATCAGGTCGCCGCCGACGAGGCGATGTTGGACCGGCTCGCCACCGATTACGCCGACAAGGCAATCAGCCACCGAGAATGGCTCGCCGCCCGCCAACCAATCCAGAGCCGGATAGATGCTGCGAGGCGTCGCCTTTCTCGGATCTCACCCACTCACGACATCGCCCAATACGCCGGAAGATCCAGCCTGCTCCAAGAAGCCTGGGCCGATCTGCCGCTCACCAGACAGCACGCCATTGTCCGAACCGTCCTCGATCACCTCGTGGTGAAGCCTGCCCGGCAGGGACGCAACACCTTCGATCCCGATCGGTTCACGCCGGTGTGGCGTCTTTGA